One Clostridiales bacterium genomic window carries:
- a CDS encoding helix-turn-helix domain-containing protein, producing the protein MSFRLFQELIEQIKDIVGYEFGIIDNSGVVVASSDESKEGQPLENIYDELTAQSNVYFMEIDGILYEKVYIKRKLEFITYIKSVTQDARKILSLISMNVKNSKVYYDEKYDKINFMRSIITDNILLGDISVRAKDLHIKSEVLRQVFLINTGKSKDMQVHDVLCGLFPDDKKDFVIVSDEERIVVIREVGVEEDDEGYANKLGKSIADTISAEAMEKVRVGISTVVSDLRDIHRAYKEAEMAITIGRVFQNDKQVINYNRLGIGRLIYQLPTTLCRLFLKEVFRNDSFETLDTETVVTIQKFFENSLNVSETARQLFIHRNTLVYRLDKIQKATGLDLRMFDDAIIFKVAMLVKNYLDHSEFLGY; encoded by the coding sequence ATGTCGTTTAGATTGTTTCAAGAGTTGATTGAGCAGATAAAGGATATAGTGGGCTATGAATTTGGAATAATTGATAATAGCGGAGTGGTAGTTGCATCATCTGATGAGAGTAAGGAAGGACAACCGCTAGAGAATATTTATGATGAATTAACAGCACAGAGTAATGTGTATTTTATGGAGATAGATGGAATATTGTATGAGAAGGTCTACATAAAAAGGAAGTTGGAGTTTATTACTTACATAAAGAGTGTGACCCAAGATGCAAGAAAAATATTGAGTTTAATCTCTATGAATGTGAAGAATTCGAAAGTGTACTACGATGAAAAATATGACAAAATTAATTTCATGAGGAGTATAATTACAGATAATATTCTTTTAGGGGATATTAGTGTAAGGGCGAAGGATTTGCACATAAAAAGTGAAGTGTTAAGGCAAGTGTTCCTTATTAATACTGGTAAATCTAAAGATATGCAAGTGCATGATGTTTTGTGTGGCTTGTTCCCTGATGACAAAAAAGATTTTGTGATTGTATCAGATGAAGAGAGAATAGTAGTTATAAGGGAAGTAGGAGTTGAAGAAGATGATGAGGGGTATGCCAATAAATTAGGCAAGTCCATAGCGGATACTATAAGTGCAGAGGCTATGGAAAAAGTGAGAGTTGGCATAAGTACTGTTGTAAGTGATTTGAGAGATATACATAGAGCCTATAAGGAAGCCGAGATGGCTATAACAATAGGTAGAGTATTTCAAAATGATAAGCAGGTTATAAATTATAACAGATTGGGAATAGGAAGGTTGATATACCAATTACCTACGACTCTTTGTAGATTGTTCTTAAAGGAAGTGTTTAGAAATGATTCATTTGAAACATTAGACACTGAGACAGTTGTAACGATTCAGAAGTTTTTTGAGAATAGTTTAAATGTTAGTGAAACTGCAAGACAGCTTTTTATACATAGAAATACATTGGTGTACAGATTAGATAAGATTCAAAAAGCAACTGGATTAGATTTAAGAATGTTTGATGACGCAATTATTTTTAAAGTTGCGATGTTGGTCAAAAATTATCTTGATCATAGTGAATTTTTAGGTTATTAG
- a CDS encoding RNA-directed DNA polymerase — protein sequence MKKEIKELTNRSNVWSNETRILKLKQYIRGWINYFKLADMKKLLQRSDEWMRHRIRAIYWKQWKKVKTKIRKLRSLNLPEWAVLELANSRKGIWRSSLVLNYTLTKQAISNLGYMYMTDYYLKVCEN from the coding sequence ATGAAGAAGGAAATCAAGGAGCTAACAAACAGAAGTAACGTATGGAGTAATGAAACGCGAATTCTAAAACTAAAACAGTACATAAGAGGATGGATCAACTATTTTAAGCTGGCGGATATGAAAAAACTCTTACAGAGATCAGACGAATGGATGAGGCATCGAATAAGAGCAATATATTGGAAGCAATGGAAAAAGGTCAAGACGAAAATTAGAAAACTTAGAAGTCTAAATTTACCTGAATGGGCAGTGCTAGAATTAGCGAACAGCCGTAAAGGGATATGGCGATCATCGTTAGTGCTAAATTATACACTAACCAAACAAGCAATATCCAATCTCGGATATATGTATATGACAGACTACTATCTGAAAGTATGTGAAAACTAA
- the ftsE gene encoding cell division ATP-binding protein FtsE encodes MLNFVDVYKRYDNGTLALNKINLSINDEEFVFLVGTSGSGKSTLLKLILREELMTGGEIYFKGLELSKLDRKEVLEVRRQLGIVFQDFRLLPNKTAYENVAYAMEVVEKGERKIKKEVPRVLSLVGLSDKANRYPGELSGGEQQRIAIARAIVNEPDLIIADEPTGNLDPENSRDIIKIFEEINRSGTTVLIATHEKGIVDEMKKRVVEIDKGMIVRDEEKGFYSNEN; translated from the coding sequence ATGTTAAATTTTGTGGATGTTTATAAAAGGTATGATAATGGTACACTTGCACTTAATAAAATAAATCTTAGTATAAATGATGAAGAATTTGTCTTTCTAGTTGGGACAAGTGGTTCAGGAAAGTCCACTTTGTTGAAGTTAATTTTAAGAGAAGAGTTAATGACAGGTGGAGAGATTTATTTTAAGGGATTAGAATTGTCAAAGCTAGATAGAAAAGAAGTATTAGAAGTTAGAAGGCAATTAGGGATTGTTTTTCAAGATTTTAGATTACTTCCCAATAAAACGGCGTATGAGAATGTTGCATATGCAATGGAGGTAGTTGAAAAAGGGGAAAGAAAAATAAAAAAAGAAGTGCCAAGAGTATTATCTTTAGTGGGATTGTCGGATAAAGCTAATAGATATCCTGGAGAGTTGTCCGGAGGAGAGCAGCAGAGGATAGCAATTGCAAGGGCTATAGTTAATGAACCAGATTTAATAATTGCGGACGAGCCTACAGGAAATTTGGATCCAGAGAATTCTAGAGATATAATAAAGATATTTGAAGAAATAAACAGGAGTGGCACAACAGTATTAATAGCTACTCATGAAAAAGGAATAGTAGACGAAATGAAGAAGAGAGTAGTAGAAATAGATAAAGGTATGATAGTAAGAGATGAAGAGAAAGGATTCTATAGCAATGAAAATTAA
- a CDS encoding ABC transporter permease, translating to MKRKDSIAMKIKTIKHIVKDGIYNIYKNKVMTAASVAIVTATIAVFGIFLMLFVNLKVNIDNLKKVPMIEVFCDENLDDVSVDQIEKKINEDKRVLSCKKMTKAEGFERVRELLGEDILEGMNEDFLPISFKINLRDSGDSEAFVSSAKEIQGVDTVNFSKGELNYINGIAHVVNFISIVLIVVFLLASVGIVSNTIKLTVGARKREIEIMKYVGASDIFVSGPFVVEGIIIGIVGALIAFVIVGQGYNVLTNNGENSLLALRVILLKEVINKGLMIFISLGGCLGAVSGVISVRKYLKNG from the coding sequence ATGAAGAGAAAGGATTCTATAGCAATGAAAATTAAGACTATAAAACATATTGTTAAAGACGGGATATATAATATATACAAAAACAAGGTTATGACAGCAGCGTCAGTGGCTATTGTTACAGCAACGATAGCGGTATTTGGGATATTTTTGATGTTGTTTGTGAATTTAAAAGTAAATATAGACAATTTAAAGAAAGTACCGATGATAGAAGTATTTTGTGATGAAAACCTAGATGATGTTTCAGTAGATCAAATTGAGAAAAAGATAAATGAAGATAAAAGGGTTTTAAGTTGCAAAAAAATGACAAAAGCAGAGGGATTTGAAAGAGTTAGAGAGCTGTTAGGTGAAGATATTCTAGAGGGAATGAATGAAGATTTTTTGCCGATATCATTTAAGATTAATTTGCGTGACAGTGGTGATAGTGAAGCTTTTGTTAGTAGCGCAAAAGAGATACAAGGAGTTGACACAGTTAATTTTTCTAAAGGGGAATTGAATTACATAAATGGTATAGCACATGTGGTAAACTTTATAAGTATTGTGCTTATAGTTGTTTTCTTGTTAGCATCAGTTGGTATAGTATCTAATACAATAAAGTTAACAGTGGGAGCTAGAAAAAGAGAAATTGAAATAATGAAGTATGTAGGAGCTTCAGATATTTTTGTGAGTGGACCATTTGTGGTAGAGGGTATAATAATAGGAATAGTAGGAGCGTTAATTGCTTTTGTAATAGTTGGACAAGGTTATAATGTTTTAACAAATAATGGAGAGAATAGCTTGTTAGCGCTAAGGGTAATATTATTAAAAGAGGTTATCAACAAAGGTTTGATGATATTCATATCGTTAGGAGGCTGTTTAGGAGCTGTTAGTGGCGTAATTTCAGTTAGAAAATATTTAAAAAATGGATGA